In Candidatus Polarisedimenticolaceae bacterium, a single window of DNA contains:
- a CDS encoding TonB-dependent receptor codes for MKRLLLAAAMLLVGWSAAVAQSTTARVQGVVASESGGTVPGALVQARAARSGVVRTAVTDASGRYSFDLLEPGEWVFVARSPEGVLSDSISVVLRLQQTLRVDLAVGKGLVEEVEVTDAAPLVDPQRVGGELRIGRVETEQIPIAARNVTDLALLDASVRVAPAGNYYGERGSAFVINGQTGRSNSFLVDGLDNNDQSSGTNLNASFSQLVVSEFVVLTHQYAAEFGRASGGVVNIVTGRGGNELESAFFAQGSAARWNSSGALVNALPGEGTESGSGFQTGFRASGPFAKDKAFWFVAYEHQGAEEVTPYTGTTENGIAGGRVSERRRDDNLFLRTDFNLDTNNVLMVRLSADDRKTPNLNVGGVFTPESGFGVDEQDFQLAASLTSVLSPRATNELRFLYGSSTFDQQANSEDFGIERPSGIYGGNDLSAQLREERRFQIVDNLTLRRGNHTLKTGYDITHSKTRVEARFNPVGNFLYETDAPFEPGDCGDIVASQVEGHCSLGDPLSPTECRRDADCQGDGLGYCILPTIPCPGVPDVDDDGDGRVDEDGDITTYATVYQLIFGDPKSTLDDTRIGFFAQDSWQVSPKLLLDYGLRWDASTFRLPESARVETPNTPNGGAPRDWNDFAPRFGFTWQPRDDGKLVVRGGAGIFYDKLVLAFPAVSAITSGTKIGLYFPQGTTVELTPEFIEEIGIDIIKQALEFPEELTLRFSTGTELNTPYANQFNLGAEGAIGRGAWSANVVRTLGFSQPRMKDLNPVIDASGVNALPVHRDPVVGSIAAVVTEGRSWYSGLELGWKWRGESSWHSVSYTLSRSEDDGPDPLLGGIYLPPRPAVADAGAFESFASERGRSDYDRRHRFVVAGEMPLPWWGLRLSSVAQYMSAAPFNVTTGRDENSDGITTDRPQGVGRNTGAKSPLEEVNALRERFDLAPVTGLKENAYVQVDLRVTRPFAAGKVKSGEFFAQVFNVFDRFNAGQVEGRATAQNFGQPITAAGPPRTIEFGIKLAM; via the coding sequence GTGAAGCGACTCCTCCTGGCCGCCGCGATGCTCCTCGTCGGATGGAGCGCCGCGGTTGCGCAATCGACCACGGCGCGGGTGCAGGGCGTCGTCGCCTCGGAGAGCGGCGGCACCGTCCCGGGCGCGCTCGTGCAGGCCCGCGCCGCCAGGAGCGGCGTCGTGCGCACCGCGGTCACCGACGCATCCGGACGGTACAGCTTCGACCTCCTCGAACCCGGGGAGTGGGTGTTCGTCGCGCGCAGCCCGGAGGGAGTGCTCAGCGACTCGATCAGCGTCGTCCTGCGCCTCCAGCAGACCCTGCGCGTCGACCTCGCCGTGGGGAAGGGGCTCGTGGAGGAGGTCGAGGTCACCGATGCCGCGCCGCTGGTGGACCCGCAGCGTGTCGGCGGGGAGCTTCGCATCGGGCGCGTCGAGACCGAGCAGATCCCGATCGCCGCGCGCAACGTGACCGACCTCGCGCTGCTCGACGCGTCGGTGCGTGTGGCCCCCGCGGGGAACTACTACGGCGAACGCGGTTCGGCCTTCGTGATCAACGGCCAGACCGGCCGGTCGAACTCGTTCCTCGTGGACGGACTCGACAACAACGACCAGTCGAGCGGCACGAACCTCAACGCGTCGTTTTCGCAGCTGGTCGTCTCGGAGTTCGTCGTCCTCACCCACCAGTACGCGGCGGAGTTCGGCCGCGCTTCGGGCGGGGTGGTGAACATCGTCACCGGGCGGGGCGGGAACGAGCTCGAGTCGGCCTTCTTCGCGCAGGGCTCCGCGGCGCGGTGGAACTCCTCCGGGGCGCTGGTGAACGCGTTGCCGGGGGAGGGGACCGAGTCCGGCTCCGGGTTCCAGACCGGGTTCCGGGCGAGCGGCCCCTTCGCGAAGGACAAGGCCTTCTGGTTCGTCGCCTACGAGCATCAGGGGGCGGAGGAGGTCACGCCGTACACCGGGACGACGGAGAACGGCATCGCCGGGGGGCGGGTGTCCGAACGGCGGCGCGACGACAACCTCTTCCTGCGCACCGACTTCAACCTCGACACGAACAACGTCCTCATGGTGCGGCTCTCGGCGGACGACCGGAAGACCCCCAACCTCAACGTGGGGGGCGTGTTCACTCCCGAGTCGGGGTTCGGGGTGGACGAGCAGGACTTCCAGCTCGCGGCGTCCCTCACCTCCGTGCTCTCCCCCAGGGCGACGAACGAGCTCCGGTTCCTGTACGGGTCCTCGACCTTCGACCAGCAGGCGAACTCGGAGGACTTCGGGATCGAGCGGCCGTCGGGGATCTACGGCGGCAACGACCTCAGCGCGCAGCTTCGCGAAGAGCGCCGGTTCCAGATCGTCGACAACCTCACCCTGCGGCGCGGCAACCACACGCTGAAGACGGGGTACGACATCACGCACTCGAAGACGCGGGTCGAGGCTCGGTTCAACCCCGTCGGGAACTTCCTCTACGAGACCGACGCCCCCTTCGAGCCCGGGGATTGCGGCGACATCGTCGCCTCGCAGGTCGAGGGGCACTGCTCCCTCGGCGACCCGCTCAGCCCGACGGAGTGCCGTCGCGACGCCGACTGCCAGGGGGACGGGCTCGGGTACTGCATCCTCCCCACGATCCCCTGCCCGGGCGTCCCCGACGTCGACGACGACGGCGACGGCCGGGTCGACGAGGACGGCGACATCACGACGTACGCCACGGTCTACCAGCTGATCTTCGGCGACCCGAAGTCCACGCTCGACGACACGCGGATCGGCTTCTTCGCGCAGGACAGCTGGCAGGTTTCGCCGAAGCTCCTCCTCGATTACGGCCTCCGGTGGGACGCCTCGACGTTCCGCCTCCCCGAGTCGGCGCGCGTCGAGACGCCCAACACCCCCAACGGCGGGGCGCCGCGGGACTGGAACGACTTCGCGCCGCGGTTCGGGTTCACCTGGCAGCCCCGCGACGACGGCAAGCTCGTGGTGCGCGGAGGGGCGGGGATCTTCTACGACAAGCTGGTGCTCGCCTTCCCCGCGGTGTCGGCGATCACGTCGGGGACGAAGATCGGGCTCTACTTCCCGCAGGGGACGACGGTCGAGCTGACCCCCGAGTTCATCGAGGAGATCGGCATCGACATCATCAAGCAGGCGCTCGAGTTCCCCGAGGAGCTCACGCTGCGCTTCTCGACCGGCACGGAGCTGAATACCCCGTACGCGAACCAGTTCAACCTCGGCGCCGAAGGGGCGATCGGGCGCGGGGCGTGGAGCGCGAACGTCGTGCGCACGCTCGGATTCTCCCAGCCGCGCATGAAGGACCTGAATCCCGTCATCGACGCGAGCGGCGTGAACGCGCTCCCGGTCCACCGCGACCCGGTCGTCGGCTCGATCGCCGCGGTCGTGACCGAGGGGCGCAGCTGGTACTCGGGACTCGAGCTCGGCTGGAAGTGGCGCGGCGAGTCCTCCTGGCACAGCGTGTCGTACACGCTGTCCCGCTCCGAGGACGACGGCCCGGACCCGCTCCTGGGAGGGATCTACCTGCCGCCGCGCCCCGCCGTCGCGGACGCGGGGGCTTTCGAGAGCTTCGCCTCCGAGCGCGGCCGGTCGGATTACGACCGTCGCCACCGCTTCGTCGTCGCGGGGGAGATGCCGCTCCCCTGGTGGGGGCTGCGGCTCTCGTCGGTGGCGCAATACATGAGCGCCGCACCGTTCAACGTCACGACCGGCCGCGACGAGAACAGCGACGGGATCACGACCGACCGGCCCCAGGGCGTGGGCCGCAACACCGGCGCGAAGTCCCCGCTCGAGGAGGTGAACGCCCTGCGCGAGCGGTTCGACCTCGCCCCGGTGACCGGCCTGAAGGAGAACGCCTACGTGCAGGTCGACCTTCGCGTCACGCGCCCGTTTGCGGCCGGGAAGGTCAAGTCGGGCGAGTTCTTCGCCCAGGTCTTCAACGTCTTCGACCGCTTCAACGCGGGTCAGGTCGAAGGGCGCGCAACCGCGCAGAATTTCGGCCAGCCGATCACCGCGGCGGGCCCCCCACGCACCATCGAGTTCGGGATCAAGCTGGCGATGTAA
- a CDS encoding SpoIIE family protein phosphatase produces MPVRSRRLVLALLAAISVAVQLRVSWDVWSLATRDGDPARRPFSILTATGRIVAPEDEALAAGLREGDRPTEIAGRPFRGTADLSAPVRAASPGDSLRVVVEREATVAAADVRLAADTLARTPGAEVVLWVLRFVMPWLSLSLGFWVAFARPHDRRAWLLLFLMATFTDPFGRGVYAHWEPGLRELGQLWGALAGSCWPIAMMLFGTFFPERIGIDRRFPWPRRIATLLLGTHAALRALSAVLAPAWIDAAAVPARLYTGVAVPVFVLGMAAVSWFFMSQGIRHATPMPPDVRRRLILLQVGTTAALLPGFGLVIASLVTGRDFESLAPPWVLFPAFLATVLFPLTLAYVVVVERALDVRVVIREGLQYAFARRGIFALRVVLIAGTAGFTFWRIATRPDMRRVDVVGALAVGALLVVLLKRFGDATLRWTDRRFFREAVDAERVLGALAEEVRTVVDRDALVDVIVRRLRESLHVERVAVLLRGEPGFPAGLQDLRKPVRVKRGADPALDALGAEVVVPLPARDHLNGVLVLGARRAEAPYSAADLRLLESVGDRAGVALENARLTAAVAAEAAQRGRLTREVEIAREVQQRLFPQALPKVAGLELAGYCRTALGVGGDYYDFLVLPDGSLLFAIGDVSGKGIGAALVMASLQASLRGQSIRASGDLAQLMETVSALVHDATPENRYATLFVGRYEPKARRLVYVNGGHNAPVLLRANGEVERLAATGMVVGLMEGTRFVEAETALGPGDLLCGFSDGISEAMTGDDEEFGEERLLAALRGADGASPREVIDRLFAATDAFTAGAAQHDDMTVVVLMGTATFFPNPEAPVAGLGK; encoded by the coding sequence ATGCCGGTCCGATCCCGTCGCCTCGTTCTGGCCCTCCTCGCCGCGATCTCGGTCGCCGTCCAGCTCCGGGTCTCCTGGGACGTCTGGAGCCTCGCGACGCGCGACGGCGACCCGGCGCGACGGCCCTTCTCGATCCTGACGGCCACCGGCCGCATCGTCGCACCGGAGGACGAGGCGCTGGCCGCGGGCCTGCGGGAAGGCGACCGCCCCACGGAGATCGCCGGCCGCCCCTTCCGGGGGACCGCCGACCTTTCCGCCCCGGTGCGCGCGGCCTCCCCCGGCGACTCCCTCCGGGTCGTGGTGGAGCGGGAGGCGACGGTCGCCGCCGCCGACGTCCGGCTCGCCGCGGACACCCTCGCCCGAACCCCGGGGGCGGAGGTCGTCCTCTGGGTCCTCCGGTTCGTGATGCCGTGGCTTTCGCTGAGCCTCGGGTTCTGGGTCGCGTTCGCACGCCCGCACGATCGGCGAGCCTGGCTCCTGCTCTTCCTGATGGCGACCTTCACCGATCCGTTCGGCCGCGGCGTCTACGCGCACTGGGAACCCGGCCTTCGCGAGCTGGGCCAGCTCTGGGGCGCGCTCGCCGGCAGTTGCTGGCCGATCGCGATGATGCTGTTCGGGACCTTCTTCCCCGAACGGATCGGGATCGACCGGCGCTTCCCTTGGCCCCGGCGGATCGCCACGCTCCTCCTCGGCACGCACGCGGCGCTTCGCGCCCTTTCCGCGGTGCTGGCGCCGGCGTGGATCGACGCGGCGGCCGTCCCCGCGCGCCTCTACACCGGCGTCGCGGTGCCGGTGTTCGTCCTCGGGATGGCGGCGGTCTCGTGGTTTTTCATGAGCCAGGGCATCCGCCACGCGACGCCGATGCCCCCCGACGTGCGGCGGCGCCTCATCCTCCTGCAGGTCGGGACGACCGCCGCGCTGCTCCCCGGGTTCGGGCTCGTCATCGCCTCGCTCGTCACCGGCCGGGACTTCGAGTCGCTCGCCCCGCCGTGGGTGCTGTTCCCGGCGTTCCTGGCGACCGTCCTCTTCCCGCTGACCCTCGCCTACGTCGTCGTCGTCGAGCGGGCCCTCGACGTGCGCGTCGTGATCCGCGAGGGGCTGCAGTACGCCTTCGCGCGCCGGGGGATCTTCGCGCTGCGGGTCGTCCTGATCGCGGGCACGGCGGGATTCACGTTCTGGCGGATCGCGACGCGGCCGGACATGCGACGGGTCGACGTCGTCGGGGCGCTCGCGGTCGGCGCGCTCCTGGTCGTGCTGCTCAAGCGTTTCGGCGACGCGACGCTGCGGTGGACCGATCGTCGCTTCTTCCGCGAGGCGGTCGACGCCGAGCGCGTGCTCGGGGCGCTCGCCGAAGAGGTCCGCACCGTGGTGGATCGCGACGCGCTGGTGGACGTGATCGTCCGGCGCCTGCGCGAGTCGCTTCACGTCGAACGCGTGGCGGTCCTGCTCCGCGGCGAGCCGGGGTTCCCCGCCGGCCTCCAGGACCTCCGCAAACCCGTCCGCGTGAAGCGGGGGGCCGACCCCGCCCTCGACGCGCTCGGCGCCGAGGTCGTCGTTCCCCTTCCCGCACGCGACCACCTCAACGGCGTCCTCGTGCTCGGCGCGCGCCGCGCCGAGGCCCCCTATTCCGCGGCGGACCTGCGCCTGCTCGAATCGGTCGGCGACCGTGCCGGGGTCGCGCTCGAGAACGCGCGCCTCACCGCCGCCGTCGCCGCCGAGGCGGCGCAACGGGGGCGCCTCACCCGCGAGGTCGAGATCGCCCGCGAGGTGCAGCAGCGCCTCTTCCCGCAGGCGCTGCCGAAGGTCGCCGGCCTCGAGCTCGCCGGGTACTGCCGCACCGCCCTCGGCGTGGGCGGGGACTACTACGACTTCCTCGTGCTCCCCGACGGCAGCCTGCTCTTCGCGATCGGGGACGTCTCCGGGAAGGGGATCGGCGCGGCGCTGGTGATGGCGAGCCTTCAGGCGTCGCTGCGCGGCCAGTCGATCCGGGCGTCGGGGGATCTGGCGCAGCTGATGGAGACGGTCAGCGCCCTCGTTCACGACGCCACCCCGGAGAACCGCTACGCCACGCTGTTCGTCGGGCGTTACGAGCCGAAGGCGCGCCGGCTCGTGTACGTCAACGGCGGGCACAACGCGCCGGTGCTCCTGCGCGCGAACGGGGAGGTGGAGCGCCTCGCCGCGACCGGGATGGTCGTCGGGCTGATGGAGGGAACGCGCTTCGTCGAGGCGGAGACCGCCCTCGGCCCGGGCGATCTCCTGTGCGGGTTCAGCGACGGGATCAGCGAGGCGATGACCGGCGACGACGAGGAGTTCGGCGAGGAGCGCCTGCTCGCGGCGTTGCGGGGAGCGGACGGCGCCTCCCCCCGCGAGGTGATCGACCGGCTGTTCGCCGCGACCGATGCCTTCACCGCCGGCGCCGCGCAGCACGACGACATGACGGTCGTCGTCTTGATGGGGACGGCGACCTTCTTCCCCAACCCCGAAGCGCCCGTTGCGGGGTTGGGGAAATAG
- a CDS encoding amino acid permease: protein MQDKGLVRGLGFFTLTALVAGNVIGSGVYAIPASLADAAGPLGLLAWPIVGLAYLALTAAYADLGQAYPVQGGLQVYAQRAFGERAGAISSFLYWISGVTANAAFATAFVGYAAVFFPSLREKVPAFLVAQALLWGLTFVNVLGVKASGRLGLVATTLKVVPLFVLAIALVPMANPGNLAPFAPHGFGGLFPAISLVAWAFLGAESVGVPAEETKDAARTIRLAAYAGYALTIVVYLAVAVTMALAFPASSLAGHTSPLAMAAERALGPWGGGFVALGAMVSTFGALNGWLLVVGRLPYAAARDGVAPHAFAAIHPRFGTPARALVISTLIPSSLLVFYFVETFLGVYNLVALLSNATGLVSIALACAALPTLVRREGDRFTPAARARAGALAVAGVAVSVLLVAGSGWRVLLATAFMVFLAAAVHAVVRARA, encoded by the coding sequence GTGCAAGACAAGGGGCTCGTCCGCGGCCTGGGGTTCTTCACCCTGACCGCGCTCGTCGCGGGAAACGTCATCGGCTCGGGGGTGTACGCGATCCCCGCGTCGCTCGCGGACGCCGCCGGGCCGCTGGGCCTTCTCGCCTGGCCGATCGTCGGCCTCGCGTACCTCGCCTTGACCGCCGCCTATGCCGACCTCGGCCAGGCCTACCCGGTCCAGGGGGGACTGCAGGTCTACGCGCAGCGGGCGTTCGGCGAGCGCGCCGGGGCGATCTCGTCGTTCCTGTACTGGATCTCCGGCGTCACCGCCAACGCCGCCTTCGCCACCGCCTTCGTGGGGTACGCGGCGGTCTTCTTCCCTTCGCTACGCGAGAAGGTCCCCGCGTTCCTCGTCGCGCAGGCGCTCCTGTGGGGGCTGACCTTCGTCAACGTGCTCGGGGTGAAGGCGAGCGGGCGGCTCGGCCTCGTCGCGACCACCCTCAAGGTGGTGCCGCTGTTCGTCCTCGCGATCGCGCTCGTCCCGATGGCGAACCCCGGGAACCTCGCGCCCTTCGCGCCGCACGGGTTCGGCGGCCTGTTCCCCGCGATCAGTCTCGTCGCGTGGGCGTTCCTGGGCGCGGAGTCGGTCGGGGTCCCGGCGGAGGAAACGAAGGACGCCGCGAGGACGATCCGCCTCGCCGCCTACGCCGGTTACGCGCTGACCATCGTCGTGTACCTCGCGGTCGCGGTCACGATGGCGCTCGCATTCCCGGCGTCCTCGCTCGCGGGCCACACCTCGCCGTTGGCGATGGCGGCGGAGCGGGCGCTGGGTCCCTGGGGAGGCGGCTTCGTCGCCCTCGGCGCGATGGTCTCGACCTTCGGGGCGCTCAACGGCTGGCTGCTCGTCGTCGGCCGCCTTCCGTACGCCGCGGCGCGGGACGGCGTCGCGCCGCACGCGTTCGCCGCGATCCACCCCAGGTTCGGGACCCCGGCGCGGGCGCTCGTGATCTCGACGCTGATCCCGTCGTCGCTGCTCGTCTTCTATTTCGTCGAGACGTTCCTCGGCGTCTACAACCTCGTGGCGCTGCTGTCGAACGCAACCGGGCTGGTGTCGATCGCCCTGGCCTGCGCCGCGCTTCCGACCCTCGTGCGGCGCGAGGGGGACCGCTTCACCCCCGCGGCCCGAGCCCGCGCCGGCGCGCTCGCCGTCGCCGGGGTCGCCGTCTCCGTCCTGCTGGTCGCCGGCTCGGGTTGGAGGGTCCTGCTCGCGACGGCGTTCATGGTCTTTCTGGCGGCGGCGGTCCACGCCGTCGTGAGGGCCCGGGCGTGA
- a CDS encoding SRPBCC family protein: MKGTRPGAPVERAWTLPSAWYAGEEHLARERERIFARSWQLAVREEQIANPGDYVAVEVAGEPVVVVRDDRGGVRAFFNVCRHRAGTVAPGESGCVKAFRCTYHGWTYRLDGTLRTAPEMEGVERFEAKDFGLRPVRCEVWSGLVFVNLDPQAKPLARALGRVGDLAAKTAFATMRFGRRDVYRIACNWKVYVDNYLEGYHIPAAHPGLNRILDYRRYEVETDGPIVIQRSPGRGEDRADERYLYVWVWPNFMLNVSPGYAQTNLILPDGPERTVCVFDYFFAGAEDAEAVAFSDGIQAEDIAICESVQRNLRSRAYEAGRYSAKRENGLHHFHELVRRALKTGTVPH; encoded by the coding sequence GTGAAGGGAACCCGCCCCGGCGCTCCGGTCGAGAGGGCGTGGACGCTCCCGTCGGCGTGGTACGCAGGGGAGGAGCACCTCGCCCGGGAGCGGGAACGGATCTTCGCGCGCAGCTGGCAGCTCGCCGTGCGGGAGGAGCAGATCGCGAACCCCGGCGACTACGTCGCCGTCGAGGTCGCCGGCGAGCCCGTCGTCGTCGTCCGCGACGACCGCGGGGGGGTGCGGGCGTTCTTCAACGTCTGCCGGCACCGCGCCGGGACCGTCGCTCCCGGCGAGTCCGGTTGCGTGAAGGCGTTCCGCTGCACCTACCACGGCTGGACGTACCGGCTCGACGGGACGCTGCGCACCGCTCCCGAGATGGAGGGCGTGGAGCGGTTCGAGGCGAAGGACTTCGGGCTCCGCCCGGTGCGCTGCGAAGTCTGGTCGGGACTCGTCTTCGTGAACCTCGACCCGCAGGCGAAGCCGCTGGCCCGGGCGCTCGGCCGCGTGGGGGACCTCGCGGCGAAGACGGCGTTCGCGACCATGCGTTTCGGCCGCCGCGACGTCTACCGGATCGCCTGCAATTGGAAGGTCTACGTCGACAACTACCTCGAGGGGTACCACATCCCCGCGGCGCACCCGGGGCTGAACCGGATCCTCGACTATCGGCGGTACGAGGTCGAGACGGACGGGCCGATCGTGATCCAGCGCTCCCCCGGACGCGGGGAGGACCGCGCGGACGAGCGCTACCTCTACGTGTGGGTATGGCCGAACTTCATGCTGAACGTCTCGCCGGGGTACGCGCAGACGAACCTGATCCTGCCGGACGGTCCCGAGCGGACCGTGTGCGTCTTCGACTACTTCTTCGCCGGGGCGGAGGACGCCGAGGCGGTGGCGTTTTCCGACGGGATCCAGGCCGAGGACATCGCGATCTGCGAATCGGTGCAGCGCAACCTCCGCTCGCGCGCCTACGAGGCCGGCCGGTACTCCGCGAAGCGCGAGAACGGCCTCCACCATTTCCACGAGCTCGTGCGTCGCGCTCTGAAAACAGGGACAGTCCCTCATTAA
- a CDS encoding SNF2-related protein, giving the protein MSWKTGDRVRHRDNPDLGPGRVLHATAREVVVEFPARGTTLKLAAATGGLVPLRLAPGTWARDEQTGDRVLIEAELPGGRFRLTGGRIAEGRFLWPLDVADSPVDLLAHGEIGSVEAFGLRLDALHLKTVREAEGLGSFLGGRIRLFPHQLYVAERATRTDPVRWLLADEVGLGKTVEACLILNHLVRVRRTERTLVVAPETLVVQWLGELWRKYHQVFVLLDEPRLADVAKDHGADFNPFDAHRQVVVSMETLVKRPKLTEQAVEAGIDLLIVDEAHHLQRAKGHPGNAAYRAIAPICALGRHVLLLTATPLEDDAHGFFRLLQLLRPEEFPEGESFEARLQERRPLPPCTSQTRRADIGGLPPRAPAPVTIDDPGGWEALRELERTMLELPAPHAVARRQKADKVARALASPWAIDAGAASRDAQAADPRVVWLADAAREWQTKRQKTLVFVAHRETLEALRAALSRIAQIRTGAFHEALSTAARDIEVAQFRTPAGPSLLISTECGGEGRNFEFCRRIVLFDLPWNPVQVEQRIGRLDRIGRTRDVEIVYFRPPSGLGASVAALYESIGLFREPLGGLERELAHVEQAVREAAADGRDTLPPDVLRRVVDEMHGARERSRAAAYHELHREPYRPELAEAILARVPADLEELTQDFVVSACEQLGLMVEPHRDGSVWSIAFGTASRVENLPGVPGDASFLGAFDREEAVADEALDFFASGHPLVEGLLAEIEDGRIGRTAILGVDGRGTTGFGLLAIYAKEGGFDAVCVDLHGKRRDDWAAQLTARPLRTRRIKTASIVDAPTWGPMVRKLAAALGREDRPAAAAAVVAL; this is encoded by the coding sequence ATGAGTTGGAAGACCGGCGACCGCGTCCGCCATCGCGACAACCCCGACCTCGGTCCCGGTCGCGTCCTGCACGCGACGGCCCGGGAGGTCGTCGTCGAGTTCCCGGCGCGCGGGACCACGCTGAAGCTCGCGGCCGCCACGGGGGGGCTCGTCCCGCTGCGCCTCGCGCCGGGGACCTGGGCGCGCGACGAGCAGACCGGCGACCGCGTGCTCATCGAGGCGGAGCTTCCCGGCGGGAGGTTCCGTCTCACCGGGGGCCGGATCGCAGAAGGCCGCTTCCTGTGGCCGCTCGACGTCGCCGACTCCCCCGTCGACCTCCTCGCCCACGGCGAGATCGGGAGCGTCGAGGCGTTCGGACTGCGCCTCGACGCGCTCCACCTGAAAACGGTGCGCGAGGCGGAGGGGCTCGGCTCGTTCCTCGGGGGGCGCATCCGCCTGTTCCCCCACCAGCTCTACGTCGCCGAGCGCGCGACCCGCACCGACCCGGTGCGCTGGCTGCTCGCCGACGAGGTGGGGCTCGGGAAAACGGTCGAGGCCTGCCTGATCCTCAACCACCTCGTGCGCGTGCGGCGGACCGAGCGCACCCTCGTCGTCGCCCCGGAGACGCTCGTGGTGCAGTGGCTCGGGGAGCTGTGGCGGAAATACCACCAGGTCTTCGTCCTCCTCGACGAGCCTCGCCTGGCCGACGTCGCGAAGGACCACGGCGCCGACTTCAATCCCTTCGACGCGCACCGGCAGGTGGTCGTCTCGATGGAGACGCTCGTCAAGCGGCCGAAGCTCACCGAGCAGGCCGTCGAGGCCGGGATCGATCTGCTGATCGTGGACGAGGCGCATCACCTCCAGCGGGCGAAGGGGCATCCCGGAAACGCCGCCTACCGCGCGATCGCGCCGATCTGCGCCCTCGGACGGCACGTGTTGCTGCTGACCGCGACCCCCCTCGAGGACGACGCGCACGGATTCTTCCGGCTGCTGCAGCTGCTGCGTCCCGAGGAGTTCCCCGAAGGGGAGTCGTTCGAGGCGCGCCTTCAGGAGCGGAGGCCCCTTCCTCCGTGCACGAGCCAGACGCGCCGCGCCGACATCGGCGGGCTCCCGCCGCGCGCCCCGGCCCCGGTCACGATCGACGATCCCGGCGGTTGGGAGGCGCTGCGCGAGCTCGAACGGACGATGCTGGAGCTTCCCGCGCCGCACGCGGTCGCCCGACGCCAGAAGGCCGACAAGGTCGCGCGCGCCCTCGCCTCCCCCTGGGCGATCGACGCGGGGGCCGCGTCGCGCGACGCGCAGGCCGCCGACCCCCGCGTGGTGTGGCTGGCCGACGCCGCCCGCGAGTGGCAGACGAAGCGGCAGAAGACGCTCGTCTTCGTCGCGCACCGCGAGACCCTCGAGGCGCTCCGGGCGGCGCTCTCCCGGATCGCCCAGATCCGCACCGGGGCCTTCCACGAGGCCCTCTCGACCGCCGCGCGGGACATCGAGGTCGCGCAGTTCCGGACTCCCGCGGGCCCGTCCCTGCTCATCTCGACCGAATGCGGCGGCGAGGGGCGGAACTTCGAGTTCTGCCGGCGGATCGTGCTGTTCGACCTCCCCTGGAACCCCGTGCAGGTCGAGCAACGGATCGGACGGCTCGACAGGATCGGGCGCACGCGCGACGTGGAGATCGTCTACTTCAGGCCGCCCTCCGGGCTCGGCGCGTCGGTCGCGGCGCTGTACGAGTCGATCGGCCTGTTCCGCGAGCCGCTCGGCGGGCTCGAGCGTGAGCTCGCCCACGTCGAGCAGGCGGTGCGCGAGGCGGCGGCCGACGGTCGCGACACGCTCCCGCCGGACGTCCTCCGGCGCGTCGTCGACGAGATGCACGGTGCGCGCGAGCGTTCGCGGGCCGCGGCCTACCACGAGCTCCACCGCGAGCCGTACCGCCCCGAGCTCGCCGAAGCGATCCTCGCGCGCGTTCCCGCGGATCTCGAGGAGCTCACGCAGGACTTCGTGGTGTCCGCGTGCGAGCAGCTCGGACTGATGGTCGAGCCGCACCGCGACGGCAGCGTCTGGTCGATCGCCTTCGGCACCGCGTCGCGGGTGGAGAACCTCCCCGGCGTCCCCGGCGACGCATCCTTCCTCGGCGCCTTCGACCGCGAGGAGGCGGTCGCCGACGAAGCGCTCGACTTCTTCGCCTCGGGGCACCCCCTCGTCGAGGGGCTTCTCGCCGAGATCGAGGATGGTCGTATCGGCCGCACCGCGATCCTCGGCGTGGACGGCAGGGGAACGACCGGTTTCGGCCTGCTCGCGATCTACGCGAAGGAAGGCGGCTTCGACGCGGTGTGCGTCGATCTCCACGGAAAGCGCCGCGACGACTGGGCGGCACAGCTCACCGCACGGCCGCTGCGCACGAGACGGATCAAGACGGCGTCGATCGTCGACGCGCCCACGTGGGGCCCGATGGTGCGCAAGCTCGCCGCCGCGCTCGGACGGGAGGACCGTCCCGCGGCCGCCGCAGCGGTCGTCGCGCTCTGA